In the genome of Palaemon carinicauda isolate YSFRI2023 chromosome 13, ASM3689809v2, whole genome shotgun sequence, one region contains:
- the LOC137651559 gene encoding uncharacterized protein, with translation MKNTFSSNQKKPAPIQAMKSTSSSNQKKPSPIQPPKNQQPPRQRRQRQPATAPVPAPTTAPHKDQQRPATAPHKEQQRPATAPHKDQQRPATAPHKDQQRSATVPLKDQQRPATAPHKDQERPSSSIPSQTLAQEIESLTLQDLIPITF, from the coding sequence atgaagaatacattctcttcaaaccaaaagaaaccagctccaatccaAGCTATGAAGagtacatcctcttcaaaccaaaagaaACCATCTCCAATCCAACCACCTAAAAACCAGCaacctcctcgccagagaagacagcgcCAGCCAGCCACTGCTCCTGTGCCTGCACCTACAAcagctcctcataaggaccagcaacgacctgcaactgctcctcataaggaacaacaacgacctgcaactgctcctcataaggaccagcaacgacctgcaactgctcctcataaagACCAGCAACGATCTGCAACTGTTCCTCTTAAGGATCaacaacgacctgcaactgctccgcATAAGGACCAGGAACGACCTTCATCCTCTATCCcatcccaaaccttggctcaagaaattgagtctctcaccttacaAGACCTCATACCCATTACTTTCtag